ACGTGCGGCAGCATCGCCCACGCCGATCCCGCCGGAGAGCTGACCGCCGTCCTTGCGGTGCTCGGCGGCACCGTGCGGGTCGAGCGGCGCGGCGGGGACACACGTGACGTCACCACTGACGACTTCTTCGTCGCGCCGCTCGAGAGCAGCCTGCGCCCCGGTGACCTGGTGACCTCGGTCCACTTCCCCCGGCAGCATCTCACCGGTGGCAGCGCGTTCGTCGAGATCGCCCGCCGCCACGGTGACTACGCGTTGTGCGGCGTCGGTGCGACCGTGTCGCTGGATGCCGACGGCTCGATCACCGACGCGCGGGTCGGAGCGATCAGCATCCATCCCACGCCGTTGGTCGTCGACTGCGGTGGTCAGCTGGCGGGCAGGACCGTGGACGACGCCGCGCTCGAGGCCGCCGCGGAGCTCGTCGATGCGGCGAGCGAGCCCGAGGCGGACCTGCACGCGACGGTCGCGTACCGGCGACAGCTGACCCGGGTCATGACCGCCCGGGCGATCCGTGCGGCCGCAGCGCACGCACGCCGACGCGCCGCCGCTCCGGCAGGGGAGGACCGGC
This portion of the Euzebyales bacterium genome encodes:
- a CDS encoding xanthine dehydrogenase family protein subunit M — translated: MKPPPFAYHAPTSVDEALDLLGDLGDEAKVLAGGQSLIPLLNMRLASPANLVDINRITALDRIDVDEGGVTVGACARHAAVERHEEAYRAVPLLRQALRLVAHPVIRNRGTTCGSIAHADPAGELTAVLAVLGGTVRVERRGGDTRDVTTDDFFVAPLESSLRPGDLVTSVHFPRQHLTGGSAFVEIARRHGDYALCGVGATVSLDADGSITDARVGAISIHPTPLVVDCGGQLAGRTVDDAALEAAAELVDAASEPEADLHATVAYRRQLTRVMTARAIRAAAAHARRRAAAPAGEDRHG